A single window of Plasmodium reichenowi strain SY57 chromosome 14, whole genome shotgun sequence DNA harbors:
- a CDS encoding replication factor C3, putative, producing MTEVEQQRRSELTPWVEKYRPNVLNDIISHEQVISTIKRFVQKGELPHLLLHGPPGTGKTSTILAVCKELYGDKRSSFVLELNASDDRGINVIRDQIKTFAESKNHYTTCEKTTLKLIILDEADHMTYPAQNAMRRIMENYAKNVRFCLLCNYVNKITPAIQSRCTAFRFAPLKKEYMKNKALDIAKSENVNLTEGGIDSLIRVGHGDMRRILNCLQVVSLSHKNLVIDENVILSTLDIPLPSETKKILEYFTKGSIKESYEFVSNLQYDKGYSTKDIMMCLYESVLTYDFPDSAFCLLLKNFGEIEERCSSGASEQITLSALISAFVEFRTELFKLKYDMSNI from the coding sequence GTTGAAAAATATAGACCAAATGTGctaaatgatataatatcGCATGAACAAGTAATATCAACTATTAAAAGATTCGTTCAGAAAGGTGAGTTACCACATTTACTTTTACATGGTCCCCCAGGTACAGGGAAAACATCTACGATATTGGCTGTGTGTAAAGAATTATATGGAGATAAGAGAAGTTCATTTGTTTTAGAATTGAATGCTTCTGATGATAGAGGTATAAACGTTATTCGTGatcaaataaaaacatttgCTGAATCAAAAAATCATTATACAACATGTGAAAAAACAActttaaaattaattattcTAGATGAAGCAGATCATATGACATATCCTGCTCAAAACGCTATGAGAAGGATTATGGAGAACTATGCTAAAAATGTGCGTTTTTGTTTGTTATGtaattatgtaaataaaataactCCCGCTATACAATCTAGATGTACGGCTTTTCGTTTTGCCcctttaaaaaaagaatatatgaaaaataaagcACTAGATATAGCAAAATCTGAGAATGTAAATTTAACTGAAGGAGGAATAGATAGTCTTATACGTGTAGGACATGGAGATATGAGAAGAATTTTAAATTGTTTACAAGTAGTATCATTAAGTCATAAAAATCTTGTCATTGATGaaaatgttattttatCAACATTAGATATCCCATTACCTAGTGAAACCAAGAAAATATTGgaatattttacaaaagGTTCTATAAAAGAATCATACGAATTTGTTAGTAATTTACAATATGATAAAGGATATTCAACAAAAGATATTATGATGTGTTTATATGAATCAGTTTTAACATATGATTTCCCTGATTCGGCTTTTTGTCTTTTACTTAAAAATTTTGGAGAAATAGAAGAAAGATGTTCTTCTGGAGCTAGCGAACAAATTACTTTATCTGCTTTAATTAGTGCATTCGTAGAATTTCGAACAGAACTTTtcaaattaaaatatgatatgagcaacatttaa